A genomic region of Perca flavescens isolate YP-PL-M2 unplaced genomic scaffold, PFLA_1.0 EPR50_1.1_unplaced_scaf_13, whole genome shotgun sequence contains the following coding sequences:
- the pcid2 gene encoding LOW QUALITY PROTEIN: PCI domain-containing protein 2 (The sequence of the model RefSeq protein was modified relative to this genomic sequence to represent the inferred CDS: inserted 1 base in 1 codon; substituted 1 base at 1 genomic stop codon), which translates to MAHITINQYLQQVYDAIDNHDGSFCAELLSFKHPHVANPDYRXGSAPQLASPEEKCQQLLEPPYDEMVAAHLRCTYAVSNHDFVEAYKFQTLVVQSFLRAFQSHKEENWALPVMFSVTLDLRIFANNAEQQLQKKGKGQPGEMLEKAAEQLMSCFRVCASDNPAGIEDSKKWGXMFLSNQLFKIYFKINKLHLCKPLIRAIDSSNLKNDYSPAQKVTYKYYVGRKAMFDSDFKPAEEFLSYAFHHCHGSSQKNKRMILIYLLPVKMLLGHMPTHQLLRKYDLMQFADVTKSVSEGNLLLLNEALSKHETFFIRCGIFLILEKLKIITYRNLFKKVYLLLRTHQLPLDAFLVALKMMQLDDVDIDEVQCILANLIYMGHIKGYISHQHQKLVVSKQNPFPPLSSVSRLRYPQSPLALLLPGTISLSDYVTHNPLWLCMLPGTTP; encoded by the exons ATGGCTCATATCACCATCAACCAGTACCTGCAGCAG GTTTATGACGCCATTGACAACCATGACGGCTCGTTCTGCGCTGAGCTGCTCTCCTTCAAACACCCGCATGTGGCCAACCCCGACTACAGGTGAGGCTCCGCCCCTCAG CTCGCCAGTCCAGAAGAAAAGTGTCAGCAGCTTCTGGAGCCGCCGTACGATGAGATGGTCGCAGCTCACCTCAG gtgtACCTACGCTGTGTCCAATCACGACTTTGTGGAAGCCTACAAGTTCCAGACGCTGGTTGTTCA GTCATTCCTGAGAGCCTTCCAGTCCCACAAAGAGGAGAACTG ggCTCTGCCTGTGATGTTCTCTGTCACCCTGGACCTCAGGATATTCGCCAACAAC GCGGAGCAGCAGCTGCAGAAGAAGGGCAAAGGTCAGCCGGGAGAGATGTTGGAGAAAGCTGCTGAACAGCTGATGAGCTGCTTCAGAGTGTGTGCTAGTGACAa C CCGGCGGGGATCGAGGACTCCAAGAAGTGGG TGATGTTTCTTAGCAACCAGCTCTTCAAGATCTACTTCAAG ATCAATAAGCTCCACCTGTGTAAGCCTCTGATCCGAGCCATCGACAGCTCCAACCTGAAGAACGACTACAGCCCGGCCCAGAAGGTCACCTACAAATACTACGTGGGCCGCAAGGCCATGTTCGACAGCGACTTCAAgccag cgGAGGAGTTCTTGTCCTATGCCTTCCATCACTGTCATGGCTCCAGCCAGAAGAACAAGAGGATGATCCTCATCTACCTGCTGCCAGTCAAGATGCTGCTG GGTCACATGCCGACTCATCAGCTGCTGAGGAAATATGACCTCATGCAGTTTGCTGATGTCACCAAATCAGTGAG tgAGGGGAACCTGCTGCTCCTGAACGAGGCCTTGTCCAAACACGAGACCTTCTTCATCCGATGCGGCATCTTCCTCATCCTGGAGAAGCTGAAGATCATCACCTACAGGAACCTCTTCAAGAAAGT gtatctGCTGCTGAGGACCCATCAGCTTCCTCTGGATGCCTTCCTGGTTGCTCTGAAGATGATGCAGCTGGATGATGTGGACATAGACGAGGTGCAGTGTATCCTCGCTAACCTGATCTacatg GGTCACATCAAAGGCTACATCTCCCATCAGCACCAGAAGCTTGTGGTCAGTAAACAGAATccgtttcctcctctctcttcagtctctagaCTACGTTACCCACAATCCCCTCTGGCTCTGCTGCTCCCAGGAACTATAAGTCTCTCAGACTACGTTACCCACAATCCCCTCTGGCTCTGCATGCTCCCAGGAACTACTCCATGa